The following proteins are encoded in a genomic region of Stutzerimonas stutzeri:
- the kdgD gene encoding 5-dehydro-4-deoxyglucarate dehydratase: MNPQELKAILSSGLLSFPVTDFDQQGDFSRAGYIKRLEWLAPYGATALFAAGGTGEFFSLTPQEYPDIIKTAVDTCAGQVPILAGVGGPTRQAIAYAQEAERLGAKGLLLLPHYLTEASQEGVARHVEEVCKSVNIGVVVYNRNVCRLTAPLLEQLAERCPNLIGYKDGLGDIELMVSIRRRLGDRLTYLGGLPTAEVYAAAYKALGVPVYSSAVFNFVPKLAMDFYAAITRNDDETVGKLIDDFFLPYLDIRNRCKGYAVSIVKAGAKIAGYDAGPVRAPLTDLRPDEYEALAALIEKQGAQ; this comes from the coding sequence ATGAACCCACAAGAACTGAAGGCCATCCTCTCGTCTGGTCTGCTCTCCTTTCCGGTTACCGATTTCGACCAGCAGGGCGACTTCAGCCGTGCCGGCTATATCAAGCGTCTGGAGTGGCTGGCACCTTATGGCGCGACTGCCTTGTTCGCGGCCGGCGGCACCGGCGAATTCTTCTCGCTGACCCCCCAGGAATACCCGGACATCATCAAGACCGCCGTGGACACTTGCGCCGGCCAGGTTCCGATCCTTGCCGGTGTCGGCGGTCCGACTCGCCAGGCCATCGCCTACGCTCAGGAAGCTGAGCGCCTCGGCGCCAAAGGCCTGCTGCTGCTGCCGCACTACCTGACCGAAGCGAGCCAGGAAGGTGTTGCACGGCACGTGGAAGAAGTGTGCAAGTCAGTGAACATCGGTGTCGTGGTCTACAACCGCAACGTGTGCCGCCTGACCGCGCCGCTGCTCGAACAACTGGCCGAGCGCTGCCCGAACCTCATCGGCTACAAGGATGGCCTCGGCGATATCGAGCTGATGGTCTCCATCCGCCGTCGCCTGGGGGATCGCCTGACCTACCTGGGTGGTCTGCCGACCGCAGAAGTGTACGCCGCCGCCTATAAAGCTCTTGGGGTGCCGGTCTATTCGTCGGCCGTGTTCAACTTCGTACCGAAGCTGGCCATGGACTTCTACGCCGCCATTACCCGTAACGACGACGAAACCGTTGGCAAGCTGATCGACGATTTCTTCCTGCCGTATCTCGACATTCGCAACCGTTGCAAAGGCTATGCGGTCAGCATCGTCAAAGCCGGTGCCAAGATCGCCGGGTACGACGCTGGTCCCGTCCGCGCACCGCTGACCGACCTGCGGCCGGACGAGTACGAAGCACTTGCGGCGCTGATCGAGAAGCAGGGCGCACAGTAA
- a CDS encoding aldehyde dehydrogenase family protein, with amino-acid sequence MADAKRYDNYIDGQWVAGSRYQANINPSDLSDVIGEYAQADASQVEAAIAAARKAFPAWSTSGIQARADALEKVGLEILARREELGNLLAREEGKTLPEAIGEVARAGNIFKFFAGECLRQAGETLQSVRPGVSVEVTREPLGVIGLITPWNFPIAIPAWKIAPALAYGNCVVIKPADLVPGCAWAIAEIISRAGFPAGVFNLVMGKGREVGEVIVNDKRVDGVSFTGSVGVGRGIAATCVGRQAKVQLEMGGKNPQIILDDADLNTAVELATQSAFYSTGQRCTASSRIIVTEGIYDRFVEAMIERIKKIKVGSALEQGVDVGPVVSQAQLDQDLKYIEIGKQEGARLAVGGERVSCGTEGYYLAPTLFVDSTADMRISREEIFGPVANVVKVKDYDEALAMANDTEFGLSAGICTTSLKYANHFKRHSQAGMVMVNLPTAGVDYHVPFGGRKGSSYGPREQGRYAQEFYTTVKTTYIG; translated from the coding sequence GTGGCAGACGCAAAGCGTTATGACAACTACATCGATGGCCAATGGGTAGCGGGCAGCCGCTACCAGGCCAACATCAACCCGTCCGACCTTTCGGATGTGATCGGCGAGTATGCCCAGGCAGACGCTTCGCAGGTCGAAGCCGCCATCGCCGCAGCCCGCAAGGCGTTCCCGGCCTGGTCAACCTCCGGCATTCAGGCCCGTGCCGATGCCCTGGAAAAGGTCGGCCTGGAAATCCTCGCGCGCCGCGAAGAACTGGGTAATCTGCTGGCCCGCGAAGAGGGCAAGACCCTGCCGGAAGCCATCGGCGAAGTCGCTCGTGCCGGCAACATCTTCAAGTTCTTCGCGGGTGAGTGCCTGCGCCAGGCGGGCGAAACCCTGCAGTCGGTGCGCCCTGGCGTTAGCGTCGAGGTCACCCGTGAGCCGCTGGGTGTGATCGGTCTTATCACGCCGTGGAACTTCCCGATCGCGATTCCGGCGTGGAAGATCGCGCCGGCGCTGGCGTACGGCAACTGTGTGGTCATCAAGCCCGCCGATCTGGTGCCGGGCTGCGCCTGGGCTATTGCGGAAATCATTTCGCGCGCGGGCTTCCCGGCCGGTGTGTTCAACCTGGTGATGGGCAAGGGCCGTGAAGTGGGCGAGGTCATCGTCAACGACAAGCGTGTCGACGGCGTCAGCTTCACCGGTTCGGTGGGCGTCGGCCGCGGCATCGCGGCGACCTGCGTCGGCCGTCAGGCCAAGGTTCAGCTGGAGATGGGCGGCAAGAACCCGCAGATCATCCTCGATGACGCTGACCTCAACACCGCGGTCGAACTGGCTACCCAGAGCGCGTTCTATTCGACCGGCCAGCGTTGCACCGCTTCCAGCCGCATCATCGTGACCGAAGGCATCTACGACCGTTTCGTCGAAGCCATGATCGAGCGCATCAAGAAGATCAAGGTCGGTTCGGCCCTGGAGCAGGGTGTAGACGTCGGTCCGGTGGTGTCCCAGGCCCAGCTGGACCAGGACCTGAAATACATCGAAATCGGCAAGCAGGAAGGCGCACGCCTGGCTGTCGGCGGCGAGCGCGTGAGCTGCGGCACCGAGGGCTACTATCTGGCGCCGACGCTGTTCGTCGACAGCACCGCCGACATGCGCATCAGCCGCGAGGAAATCTTCGGCCCGGTGGCCAACGTGGTGAAGGTCAAGGACTACGACGAAGCATTGGCCATGGCCAACGACACCGAGTTCGGTCTGTCCGCCGGCATCTGCACCACCTCGCTGAAGTATGCCAATCACTTCAAGCGCCATTCCCAGGCCGGGATGGTGATGGTCAACCTGCCGACCGCTGGCGTGGACTACCACGTGCCCTTCGGTGGCCGTAAAGGCTCGTCCTACGGCCCGCGCGAGCAGGGGCGCTACGCCCAGGAGTTCTACACCACGGTGAAGACCACCTACATCGGCTGA